The stretch of DNA GCATCGGGCTCCTTTACATCAGCAGATCTTTCAGGACGAGAGCTGATTGTGAATAGGTGTGCAAGCCAGGGAGGGAGACCTGGAGCAAGGGGTGGGCCTGAGACCAGCCAATCACAAGCAGCGGAAGTTGGGATAACGGGAGAGACGCATCCATTTGGGGAGCTACTTATACCACTTAGAGTGACAGGCGTCCGCTGTCCGCCTACGGGAGACGTGAGgaaaaaacacttatacatatatatagatatatacgcTTAGGTCATATTTATTCAACATGTTCTTTAGTGGAACGCCCGCTTTAATACCATTAATGGCCTGCGTGCACACCCCTTAAATAAAGATGTTAAAGATCAGCCTCTTCCACACCTTTATTCATAAGAGACATTGCGGTGATGAATATAATCTCCCGTCATTGACATTTACCGACGACAAGGgcgctttttctttttatatttcactcttctgggaataATTCCCCTCCCCTGTTTATCACAAGACCCTTTGTTGTTATCGCCACCCTTTGATTTTGGATCTAGAACACTTGGAGATCTGTTCTGCGGTTTGCTAAATTAGATTTATCCAGCAATTTAACGTTCTCGTGAATATGTAAGACTAGTTTTCCCATGAACTGCAGCCAGGTGACCGCCTGCTCTGGATAATGGGAATTGCAGTTCTACTGTGTCCTCATAGCCTTGTTTGACCTATCGTTACACCAACAAAATAAGCCCCCCACACTTATGCTGAATTTAAGCCGTCGGTCACCGTGCAGCTTGGCTCCTGTACTGTTTGCTCTGTCCCACGACATAGCCATGGGCACTGGGCATTGCTATGGGGTTAATATCCCTATGACTACAGCTCAGAGCATCCCCAGCTAGAGCTTGGGCTGGCTGATCGTGATGGGAGATTGTTTATTTAGAAGCCATCAAGCTCCTTTTGGAGGTACGAGTAACACATGGCGTTATCAGCTGGCTTTAATTGCCCTTCATTGAGGTAAGTGTAGCAAGTAAGCTAATGACAGACGAGTCTGGCCAAGGAACAGCTCTGCGGATCCTGACACACCGGCGAGGGGCAATCATCGGTGACTCGGCTTCCTAGAGAGCCCCGAGCAGCGTGCTTTACAGTGTCGCGTCCTCGCTGATGTCTCATGTTTTCTCAGCCCTGGGACCACcttgagaaggaaaaaaaataagactggCTCATTGTCACCTCCTACACAGCTAGAGACTCATCACAGCTGCGATCCTGGCAAAATAAGAATTCCCctgttccatttttctttttccagtcCATGTATTGTATGCACACGcacgtttaaccctttaagtgcagTTACAAATAGCTTCCCCAGCATCTTAACCACTGGTGGAGGCAATACAAGAGTAAGGGGGGCATGTAGGAAGATATTAAAGCAATATCCAGCTTCAATGATGATATGGACATGCTGGACATTAGTGCTCATTGTGAAGCTCCTTTTAATACTGAAAAACTATATGCCCTGTATCCTCGTGTTGATGACAACTGTGGGGTCCTTACTCAAGGACTTTGTAACTCTTTCAActacttttaatatgcatttattgaCCAAGTAAATaattttaggagaagctgcagctctgtggTCACCCcacgtgattggctgcttgaatcaGTGGCAGGAACACCCTGCCTTTGACAATGTTAGACCTGACTCCTCCTCATAATGCTTGCCGTTACAGCTCCGGAGCTCATTGGTGGTGAGTATATCACGTGACAGGATACGTGTTTTACAACACGTGGCTCAAAATTACATAAGtggaatcattaaaaaaaaaaaaaaaaaaaaaaaaaaaaaaaaagcacgaaACTCGTTAAATCTTAAACTTTATTCCATGATTTATTTCATGTATGGAACCCATAGAGGATCAGTGCTGGGGAAACTCCACAAAGATAAATGTCATCATTAACCAAGCTTTGAATATACTCTTTCAGTTCATAAATTAATTGGCACGAGGTGTGCCTGGGTATAGGTGTTTGCCAAGATTTGTCATGTGACTTTGTGATCtattaacatacctgggaactttcaggGTTTGACCCTGAATATTagagtttttaccccaatctcagggtgaagggacagattctcggggggggggggtcccacAGTCTGGAACCGATTCCTTTCACTGCTGGGATCATGTAAAATACTCCCAATTGCTACCAGTacgttatggttgatatccctgcttgaatgcaggtgcctcaattatgtgtatgtatccGGGATTAGAGACAGAATCTTTATGATGGGCTATTTAAATGAACATTTCAGGACCAGCTCAGTTATaaacttcccaggtatgtctgTTGTTGAcaataaaaagagaaacagTGTTATGCAATTAAATTGCTAAACATGTCCCATgctgtttataaacacattattgttacttttagggctgtagaaccgtGCGATCGCCTCATATACTGCAAACATTCTAAGCTCCTACAAAAGATTCAGGCCCAAAGAGGGACTATCCCTCCTAAACAGGGCCACTTGAGAggtatgcattgtttttaatgggtttaagggaACCCATTGTCCCTAAGCCATGAAAAAGGCCATTGCTGTTCCTTTAAAATGATTGAATAGAGTAGTTCATGTGATTCTGGATTTAGGGCAGGAGTCATTTACATATTCAAACCCTGCTGATCGTACCGAGGGCTCTTCAGGCTCTATCACGCCCTGCGGCTCTGTAATAACCTGTATGTTCTCTTTGAGACTCGAGTGCTAATGCTTCTCCTGTGCGTGGGTCCTGTGGCCCCGGCATATCAATACCGCTTATTATTGTCGGAAACCTCGCTGCACTTTGCTCCTAATTCAGTATCGGGCTGGTGCGTCACAAACGCAGCATTAAAGCGCCGGTTTCGCAATacagcattatatattttatattgtccGCACCCATCCGGATATAACCTTTCCGGCTGCAGGGTCATCTCCGCGTGTTTCAGATTGTATCCGCTTTTATCAATCCAACATTAAAACGGGTTTACGGTCCTAGCATTGAGTTAAGAATAATtacctgaaacatttaaatgttttagccTTATTTGAAGTGTgcaacttttattattattattaatgttgttACCTAGTTATAAAGAACCAAcagaagtgtgtgtatgtatgtatattatatatattatacttttatatagcgtcatcaacTAGCCAACTGGCAATTATCAACCCAAAAGTGACCTCTTGGTATAAAGACGCAGGATTTTGTTTCACTGCACACCCCACTCTTCTGGCCTTGTTCCGGGATGTCTCAATGGCTTGGGGTGCCCGTTACTAGGGGCCAATTAAAGATCGAGGGGCCAATTAAAGATCCGCCTTGAAACCAGCCCAATTATACCGCGGAGATCTGTACGGATATCTTTTATGCGCAGCCTAATAAGTAGCCCTAGGAAATGACATCGGGTGACGATACCCTACAGTAATTGGGGACATGAACTGCGGGGGCAGTTAAGGGTTCTGCCGTGAGCTAGGCCTAGGACAGCGACCCCTGTATCATCACTCAGGTGTAGCGTGTCTGCGGGTGCCGGCAGTGGGGCCGCTCTGCCCTCTGGTGCTCACACTGGGAACtaccaaattattttatttcttttctttttcattttatttatcacGTAGGAGCGACTAGTGTTTGGAACTGCCAGTGTGTGTTTCCATGTTTTATTCAGGGATGGATAGGCTGGGCTGGTCAGAAAATAGGGACGTTCGTTTCGATTTAATGATTCTTGTACTGTCTGATATGATGATCATCCAAGAAGAATAGGAGGAAATGGCTTGTTGTGGTTTCCTAATCTGCCTACACATCAGGGGGTGGTGTGAGTGCCCCGTGCTTGTGTGAGCGTGAATCACAACATGGGGGGGTGATGGTGAGATACATCTGAGTCAGGCGTAGCAACCCACCCCGATGAGATGTGGGAGTTGGGAGATTCAGAGATAAAGATTCACGGCTGTGgcttgggttttgtttttgacCGATTGTTTCTCTGTAAGGAGCAAAAAGAGAAGCCAAATGCCACGCTTAATATACAGTTAATACTTTGTCAGCCATGGAGGTTATTTGTAATGGCTTGCCAAATGTTGACCTTTGACAGGGTTAAACTGTGTTCAACTAAGAATATAAGTGACAATCCACCAGATCTGCCCTGGGAGGCTCGGTCATGGCGGGTGGGATTAAGTTCCCCAAACCCAGTTCCAATACGACCCCAGTGAACAAGAGGTTCCCATACATGGGgaaaatagaggtctgactatgagactaggatccagatcccctgcagcgctgcaggggacctggatcctcctgtctggtaacctcagctgctgccggtaCTTACACCGGGCATCTATCACAGAGTGCCGgtgaaagtgctggcagcagcggaggttgtctacgcgcatcgcgcataccttcTTCGACTGGCAGAGATGAGAATTCCCCACAGCGCTAcggggaattctcttctctgtcagccggCAAACAAATGCTcaatggatgcagacaacccccgctactgcttgtacttccgccagggcttctatgactgagcaccagcgtcacatgaccttccggtgctcagtcatagaagccccagcagaactAACGCCGGCCTCCGTCCGCTGCCCTCACCAGACACCAGTCAAAAGCAcaggtaagtcgggggggggagtgttacaTGGGGGGGATAAGACTTTTGTGCCCCAtgatgtcttttaaccccctttatgccactctgcctccagaaatgcctttttaactccctatatgccactctgtcccctgatatgccttttaaccccctatatgccactctgcctccagaaatgccttttaaccccctatagaTTGCAGattggcaagcctggggtcagatgtgcataactggggagcaggttggcaaataaaaggaaataaaattatatatatttttctcaatcatagcttttattaaatatgaacaaataGTTTACACGTGAATAGTAaaacatcttatattcaggctttttctttttttcctaaattaatattcagatttttgggtcgacttataatcgagcaaatacggtatttttattAGTCTTCGAACACGACAGGAATTGCATAAAAGTTCAGTCCAAAGGCTAAATACAGCCCCCTGTAAAGAGAACAAAGCTTTATGACAACGAGCAGCTTCCACGAAGCAATCCACAACAGGGGCTTTTCCAATACGTGGAACGTGTTCCTTTACACTCTCACTCCCATCAGGTAGGACATTAATAGCTGATCTACTGTTGTAATATAAAGTGACTTTTCAGTTTCCAGGGGCTTGACAATAGGTCCTGCTGGTGTCTCGGGGGTACAAAAGAGTTAATAATAAGTTTCTACTAGATAACCTACTGTCGATAGCTTTATAGACCAAGTCTGTGATCTGGCAGATAAATAACTCCAAGGTACGTGGAGCTGAAACCGATCACCGGTGTCACGCAGGAGATCTAACTCATCCAATCCCATAAAAAAGcctaatgatttttattttttaatacttgtcTTTACTTCCCTGAGGATTCCCAGCTCATCAACAGCTGGAAAGTAGGCTGCCTTATTCCGGCCGGTTTGCTTCGTAGGAGTCGTGGTCTGTCACCATTGTTTGCCTGCTCCGTTTAGTGGACTGTAGCCTGTTGCAAGTAGAGTGGCTATAAATATGCAAAGTTAAGACCCCCTCAGAAAGATAATGGCTGCGCCGGCGCTATAGTGGGTTTTGGAACAAGGGACGCCGTGTACAACGGGAAACAAAGTTACATCACATTTAGTCACGCCACATATTTTAATAACCTTGAATCGTTAGTTTGTAACAGTGCTAGCTCTTCGTAGTCTGAAAAGCCTTTGAAACggtgaaagggaaaaaaaaagtacattttattcttttatttctttttatattatccCAAATCAAAAACACTTAATTACAGCCCTAGCTTTGTTCTGGAGCGTCCTATTACTGCATCAACTTGACAAAGTGATGGTAACCCTAAACTCCTACTAAAGAAaggataaacatataaaaaaaaatgagaaaaaaaaaacaaaaaaccgcACACCCTTTACTGATTTTCCTATGTTTGCAAAAACACAGATCCTGATTCGTCTTTATGTAAGGAAAAAAACCCCATGGAGTGGACTATGATAAGCAACCAAGAGATACACGGCTCTTTTCAGCACCTCTAGGATTAAAAAAGTCCAATGTACAAGACGGGTGCTGTATATCTCTCCCCGGGCTGCGTGAGATAGTCTGCGGAACTCCTGAACCGGTGCCTTTCGGATGATGCGTTTGCCTTCAAACACCGTCCTCCTACCGAAAGGGCATGGCGTTAAGAAGCGGCCACCAGCTGCGGCTTGGGTTTGTTCTTGACCGCTTCTTTCTCTGCGAGGAGCAAAAAAGAGAAGTCGAAATCTTTAAATGTGATAGAAAAAGCGGCAGTCCCTATCCATTTGCAGAAAATATACCTTACCTGGCGTAGTGTCTGGAAGCGGCTCCGAGGGGGCTTCTGGGAGTTCCAGATCTTCCTGTAGAGAACATGGAGGATAAATGATACTATATGACCTGTGGCTTATGGATGGACACAAACATACTGAAAACACGGAGGAAACCGCTTGCGTCGTTAGGTGCAGCAATTACACGGGGATTTTAGACAAACTTTcatttaaatatgatttcatCTATATTTTGCATGTGTATCGAGATATTAGATTCTCTATGATCAATGAGTATTTCTAAATTCCCATCTCTTATTTCTATACGGCAATGTCTCCAACTCATACTGCGGTCTCTCACCTGAGTGATGGCCTCAAGTTCTTCTAGAATGGCCTCCTCATCCTCTAGAGTCAGGTTTCCTGATAGAAGCTCGTCAATTTGCTGTGGTATATTAGAGAATTATTATAGTTAGAGTCTTGAAGGATGAGCTGACAATCCACTTCGACATGCACAAGGCGCTTATTACTTACACGCTGGTATTCAATGCCTTCTTGCGTCTCATCCATGATCCTCTCCACCTCCTCTATGGACATGACCTGAGAAGAGAAGTCCCATTTATTTAtggagcgccagcagattccattcAAATCGACAATATAATATCCTTCTATCCTTCGTTGGAGGGTACGTGTTCCTGGCATAAATCATGAAGGTGGCATGAATCATGAATTtctggcatgatttaaagaacaattccgggggggggggtcgggatACCATCATTCAAGGAATGTTCCTAATTCTGCAtttttcccctcaaaataaGTAAAGTGATTACAGAAGTGTTAGGTGGAAGGGCACTTTTCTTACACGGTAGGATTAGCTCACCTCATGCATCTTCTTCAGGCACTCGTTACCCAACTTTAACCCCTCGATCACCTTCAGCTCAATCTGTGCAAACTCAATGTCTTCAACCtgtgaaaacaaacaaatctcTCTGATCAGACTTTGCGCTCTCGCTACGAACGGACGCGCGGCGCGGCGACTCTCTGCAGAGCCTGGGGTTTGCGTGTTCGTGGGGCAGACGCACCATTTTCTCCAGGTTGCTGATCTGGTTGTCTGTCTTCTCCAGGAGCTGTTCTTGGTATCTCTTCTTCTTTAACAGCAACTTGGCCTTCCTGTTGATGACAGATCATCTTTTAACACTTAAGACAATGCATTCTACAGGGGGGCATTAACTACTCAAGCAGCTGTCCGTAATGCACGGAATTGCCCCTTACTCTCTCTTGCCATCGTGCAGCAGCTGCCGGgccacctctctctctcgctgcAGCTGCAGCGAGATCCTCTTCTGATACTGCTTTAGTTTATCTCTCTGCTGCTTCAGTTGCTGAAGAGAAACAATAAAGATTGAATTAGTTTTCGGTAAAGGAGTTTCCGAACATCAAACTACAGTACAAGGAAGGAATGGAAATACAGAAAGGGTGTCCgtagctttttttttggggggggggcatcacaATGCGTGTACCACTCTCACAACTGTCCCGGACGTCTTTCAGAGGGCTGTCCGTCCAAACGCAATAACGTACAGGAAGGATGAAGCATTTCTACCCCCTGACCTTCTGTTCCGCAGCTTGCTTCATGCACCATCCTACGGAGCTTAACTAGCCAAGGGAAGCCCCGGCAGCTAGCGGTATCAGGGTCCCAAATATTTTGAGTATACGTCTTGAGAAGAAACAATTCCCGCTTACACTTATCTCACCCCTGTTCTTCCATTCCACCCCCTTTCAGTGCTCCTTTTCCCTTCCGTTACTCATGTTTTCTTCTCCTTGACCAGCTCTGGTCAGAAGAcctttcctaaaaaaaattacctttcaATGATCCGCTTCACTCGTCGTGATTTCTTTGTTGTATGTGATACATTATAACGGGACGCactgcatttaaataataataaaaaaatgctacttGCGGCTATTCTATTTCCCCTAATTGTTCCACTAATGGCAGCAatttagtaaaatacatttagatttttaaataacattaagcCGATACACCCGATGGGATCAATTTTTTTTGACGATGTGGTTAAGATGACGGAAGCCTAAAATACTTTGTAAGAAACGGAACGCCGCACACGTGACGTGGAACTTTGTTAGTTACTAACGGATTGCCCATACAGATTACTCCGTTAGAACAGTCTAGATGTGAGCTCTGTTTTCCGACAATAAGATTACCAGGTAATCTCTCTTATCCTCCAGATCGTCGTAGGTTAAGAGATGTGTCATATAGTTTAACCGTTCCAGCAAATGACTAAATACTTGTCGCTCCCTTTGTGCTGTTATTTCACAGACAGGATAAACGGGGCGATTTTGTCACACCGAGTTCACAAAGAGAGCCTCGTAAAACAAGGTAAAGCTTATTAAAGTGCTGTACGTGGCCTTCACAGGTTATACTGCGGCTCCTGCTTACTTTGGCATGGCTGAGATTGATGGGGAGTGCTATTTCCTGGATAGATTGGCTTTGTGGATCATGTTTGCTTACAACCCATGTAATGATCATGTATATTCTTGTTTGGAATGAGacgtatatattataatagtaCGGTATGTATTGGGTGTAGGAGAGAAGAGGTGAAGTTATTTGTCATGTATGATTAGATGTATTCAATGGGTGGTAAGACTGACAGGTCATTTAAAGACACATAGTGCAGGGCAATCTTTGACAGCTGTCAAACTCGGACAGTGTAATAGGGCTGGAGGGTATATACAGGGCAAGTACCCCATATGAGGCAAAGCAGCCTGGGCAGGGGGTGCACTCAGTGAAAATGAAACATACCAGGGGATGTATACAATCACTGTACCCACTGGGGGGGTAAATGCAATCACTGTGGGTCTGGCAGTAAAGGCCGTTATGGCAGATACATCCCTGGGGTGTGGGGGCCACATCCCCCGGGTGCAGGATCAGGGAGTCTGGCACACCCAGGCACTGTAAGACTGTACAGGAAATGGGGCGGGTCACTCGGTATATAACAATCACTAGGGGAGCTGAGGCTGCCATACCCCGGGTCCGTCCCTCTTACCAGCACGGCTTTGTCCTGCTCGGTGACCCGGCTCCGTTTTTTCCGGGCGAATAGGTTCCCCATGTCGGTAGCCGGTAACCGGTCTCCCGCATCCCCCTCCCACCAGCGGCCTCCACGCTGggatcctttctgtgcactACCGGCTTCTGTACGGTGGCCGCAAGGACTCGGATACCACTCAATGACGTCACTGACAAAAGCATGCCGGGAAATGTAGTCTTAAGAGCACaattatgtacatatatatatatgtgtgtgtgtatatatataatacgcgtgtgtgtatatatatatgtttgtgtatgtatatatatatgtgtgtgtgtgtatatatacatatatatgtgtgtgtgtttatatatatatatgtgtgtgtgtgtgtgtgtgtgtttatatatatatatataatgtgtgtgtgtttatatatatatgtgtgtgtttctatatatatgtgtgtgtgtgtatatatataatatatatatgtgtgtgtgtatatatataatatatatatgtgtgtatatattatatatatatatgtgtgtgtgtgtatatataatatatatataatatgtgtatatattatatatatatatgtgtgtgtgtgtatatataatatatatataatatgtgtgtgtatatattatatatatatatatatgtgtgtgtgtgtgtatatataatatatatataatatgtgtgtgtatatattatatatatatatatatgtgtgtgtgtgtgtatatataatatatatataatatgtgtgtgtatatattatatatatatatatgtgtgtgtgtgtatatataatatatatataatatgtgtgtgtatatattatatatatatatatatgtgtgtgtatatataatatatatatatatatgtgtgtgtgtatatataatatatgtgtgtgtgtgtgtgtataatataatgtgtgtgtatataatataatatgtgtgtgtatataatatatataatatatgtgtgtgtatatataatatatataatatatatatgtgtgtgtatatataatatatataatatatatatgtgtgtgtatatataatatatataatatatatgtgtgtgtatatataatatatataatatatatatgtgtgtgtatatataatatatataatatatatatgtgtgtgtatatataatatatataatatatatatgtgtgtgtatatataatatatatgtgtgtgtatatataatatatatgtgtgtgtatatataatatatatatgtgtgtatatataatatatatatatgtgtgtatatataatatatatatatgtgtgtatatataatatatatattatatattatatattatatattatatatatatgtgtgtgtgtgtgtgtgtgtgtgtatatataatatatatatatgtgtgtatatataatatatatatatgtgtgtatatataatatatatattatatattatatattatatattatatatatatgtgtgtgtgtgtgtgtatatatatatatatatatgtgtatatatatatatatatgtgtgtgtgtgtgtgtatatatatatatatatatgtgtgtatatataatatatatatgtgtgtatatataatatatatatgtgtgtatatataatatatatatatgtgtgtgtatatataatatatatatgtgtgtgtatatataatatatatatatgtgtgtatatataatatatatatatgtgtgtatatataatatatatatatgtgtgtatatataatatatatatatgtgtgtatatataatatatatatatgtgtgtatatataatatatatatatatgtgtgtatatataatatatatatatatgtgtgtatatataatatatatatatgtgtgtatatataatatatatatatgtgtgtatatataatatatatatatgtgtgtatatataatatatatattataaattatatattatatattatatatatatgtgtgtgtgtgtgtgtgtgtgtatatatatatatatatgtgtatatatatatatatgtgtgtgtgtgtgtatatatatatatatgtgtgtgtgtgtatatataatatatatgtgtaaaaagtttttttctttaaaaaaaacaccaaaaaacatgctgtcctccctccccgagatatgctgccactgtcctccctccccgagatatgctgccactgtcctccctccccgagatatgctaccactgtcctccctccccgagatatgctaccactgtcctccctccccgagatatgctaccactgtcctcctctgcccccccccccgacttaccggagcagactcccgggtgtcttgcggggccggcgggggacatctacgcaatacaaattccggtgccggcagacgtcccccgccggccccccaagacacccgggattctgctccgataagtcgggggggggggcagaggaggacagtggtagcatatctcggggaaggaggacagtggtagcatatctcggggagggaggacagtggcagcatatctcggggagggaggacagtggcagcatatctcggggagggaggacagtggtagcatatctcggggggggcagagtggcagcatgttttttggtgcttttttaaagaaaaaaactttttctttaaaaaagcaccaaacttttagggtgcggcctatatacgggggcggcctatatccgagccaatacggtatatgtgtgtatataatatatgtgtgtatatataatatatatgtgtgtatatataatatatatgtgtgtatatataatatatatgtgtgtatatataatatatatgtgtctatatataatatatatatatgtgtatatataatatatatatatgtgtatatataatatatatatatatgtgtatatataatatatatatatgtgtatatataatatatatatatgtgtatatataatatatatatatgtgtatatataatatatatatatgtgtatatataatatatatatatgtgtatatataatatatatatatgtgtatatataatatatatatatatgtgtatataatatatatatatatatatatatgtgtatataatatatatatatatacatatatatatatgtgtatataatgtatatatataatatatatatgtatatatatgtgtgtgtatatatatatatgcgtgtatatatatatgtatatatatatatatatgtgtatatatatataatatatatatataattatatatatatatgtatatataattatatatatatatgtatatataatatatatatatgtatatataatatatatatatatatatatatgtatatataatatatatatatatatatatatatatatgtatatataatatatatatatatgtatatataatatatatatgtatatataatatatatatatatgtatatataatatatatatgtatataatatatatatatatatatgtatatataatatatgtatgtatatataatatatatatgtatatataatatatatatgtatatatatatatatatgtatatataatatatatatatatgtgtatatataatatatatatatgtgtatatataatatatatatatgtgtatatataatatatatatatgtgtgtatatataatatatatatatgtgtatatataatatatatatatatgtgtatat from Spea bombifrons isolate aSpeBom1 chromosome 13, aSpeBom1.2.pri, whole genome shotgun sequence encodes:
- the CHMP6 gene encoding charged multivesicular body protein 6, with the protein product MGNLFARKKRSRVTEQDKAVLQLKQQRDKLKQYQKRISLQLQREREVARQLLHDGKREKAKLLLKKKRYQEQLLEKTDNQISNLEKMVEDIEFAQIELKVIEGLKLGNECLKKMHEVMSIEEVERIMDETQEGIEYQRQIDELLSGNLTLEDEEAILEELEAITQEDLELPEAPSEPLPDTTPEKEAVKNKPKPQLVAAS